DNA from Rhinatrema bivittatum chromosome 16, aRhiBiv1.1, whole genome shotgun sequence:
GACAGAGTTAAGGTATATTTTTGTTAATCTGAATCTCTGTGACCCTGCTGAAAGAGTAAAGATATTGACGGTGTTCAAGAGAAGCAAGGATCCAATAAGCAGTAAAATCACACACTCTTCTCACACTTGAAGCATGTAGAAATTTTACATTCAGAGTAATAATCTACAAAAGTCAGAACAAtatggggccaattttaaatgttacgcatacagggtacatttgtgcgcgctacccagtgcacacaaatgtacacctgattttataacatgcgcgtgctgccacgcacatgttataaaatacggggtcagtgtgtgcaagggagtgcacacttgtgcaccttgtgctcaCCGAGCctaaggggagccccaatggttttccccgttccatccaaggccgctccgaaatcgaagcgcccttggagggaacattcttttgatccccccccccgcctttccctcccttccccatctaacccaccccccagccctaactaaatccccccttcctttttttcaggagttacgcctgcccaaggcaaacagaatgttgggaattattagaaagggaatggtgaataaaacagaaaatgtcataattcctctgtttcgcttcatggtgagaccgcaccttgaatactgtgtacaattctggccatagtatctcaaaaaagatatagttgcaacgaagaaggtaaagagaagggcaaccaaaatgataaggggaatggaacagctcccctatgtggaaagactaaagaggcaggcgtaacatttgcacgccggccagctgccgatGCGCTATgctccggcacaggccgctgtgccggaggattcgggaccgcccctggaccgccacctcaccccctggccacacccccagtctgcccattttggaaagccccgggacatatgcgcgtcccggggcttgcgtacACCGCCAAGCCTAtaaaaaataggctcggcgcaagcagtggtaggttttcgggggttacgcgcatatcttacgcgtataacccttttaaaatctaccctatataTACATAGGAAGTAGTCTTTATTATTTTAGATAGAGAAGAATCCAAGAATGCCAAATGCCCCAATGTCAACTTGTAATTCACTATCACATAATAACAAAAATGATTGCTTTGTCCTGGTGGTCTTTATATATTAGTTCAGGATTTGTGGgattattttgtgattttatttgttgGTCTTGTTGTTTAATTTCTATTCACTTTCCCTCATTctgtctcttcttcttcttctcttcagcAACTCATGAAGCATGAATATATGGAAAAAAGAAATCACAGCAGAGTAACAGAATTCCTGATTCTGGGATTCCCAGAATTTCCAGAGCAGCTCCCTCTTTTCgctctcttctcactcctctacctgatggcCCTGCTGGGGAACCTCCTCGTTATCTGCATAGTATGTGCCGATCAGCACCTACACAAACCCATGTTTTTCTTCTTGGCCAACTTGTCTGCCTTAGATATCTGCTCTTTGAGCACCACTATACCAAAACTGCTGGCAATCCTTTTAACAAACAACAGTAAAATATCTTTCAGTGGATGCATTCTTCAGATGTACTGCTATATGATGTGTGTGGCTACAGAATTTCTGCTTCTCACTGCCATGGCCTATGATCGTTACGTTGCAATATGCAATCCCCTGCGTTATTCCATCATCATgaataagagggtctgtgctcttctGGCATCTGTCACATGGGTAGCAGGTTTATTAGAAGCAGTGCCTCACACTATTGTTATATCACAATTTTcttactgtgactccaatgtAATGAATCACTTCTTCTGTGAAACCACAGCACTGCTGGAACTTTCCTGCACAGACACCTCTGTCATTGAAAATATGACTTACGTAGAATCAGTGCTTTCAGTCTTCACTCCGTTTCTCCTAACCCTGACATCCTACATGTTtatcatctccaccatcctgaaaatccgttctgcagaggggaaaagcaaggccttctctacctgctcctcccaccttatAGTCATTTTTCTCTTATATGGGACTATGATAGGAGTGTATACACAGTCCAGGTCATGGGACACTGGGAATTCAAACAAGCTGCCAACCGCATTGTACATTGTCACTCTCCCACTATTAAACCCCCTTATCTATAGCTTGAGAAACCAAGAGTTAAAAATGGCCCTGAAAAAAGTCATCAGCAGGAAGTCAACATTACAGAGCCGTTGAAGACTTCTGTAAGATGAGGCCACTTCTATCAAATAACTTCAGTGTCTCTCTGAAGGTTGTTTTCAACACAATGCCTGTTTTTGCAAGTCCATGTGACATGTGTACTTTAATCTCAAAGTGAAaaaagtgcatacttttcctttgagaatGTCCTAGGGAAGAAGAACCCAGAAACATTTGCATCAGCTTTTGCTGTGGATATATTTTCCCTGCAAAGGACTTTCATGGTTTTAGAAACTGCAAAACGTGTGTGTTTGTAGCATCCCCCTCTCCCTGGGGACACCTCTGTGCCATGAGGTCAATCAGTGGTGGCTCTTCCATGGAtggcattgggggggaggggcacattgtATTTTAGGATGGGCAAGTCCCTTTCCCTCCAATCAACAAAGGAGCTCACTTCTCGTCTGGGAGGCAGGTACCTCATCCCTTCTTCCCCCCTGCCCTTCTCTGACGTTTCTCCTCATGTCAAACTTCaaaaacatttatgcacataaagcccaGTTTAAGTGCCTAAAAGGGCTTTGGAAAACTAACCCGGGTTTGTACATGAAAGAGTACACAAGGAAGAGGTTCCGTATGTACATTTACACCTACTGTAAAGTGGTATTCCTAGTGGTGGCATTGGAATGGAGAAATCACTGATGCATGTTAAATCCAGTTAGAAAATTTAATCTGAAGTTGGAATCAATATTATAGAGctattatattgtattatttctTAATTGCATTGTATTTTgaagttgattttttttccctttggttaaaaatatatatgaagcaaTAAAGAAAAATCCACCTCACAATACCTTAGATTTAGGAACAGGAGAATACAAAAGCTGATGTGCACTTATTTTGCTGATAATTTAACAACATGTGTCATACTGATCATGCAGTGGtctggagcagtggttctcaacctttttttggccgggacacacctgacaaatggttctcacatgcgtgacacactgaacatgtgaccatcacggggctaaatgtaaacatgcactctgcatccacaggaatcctctcaacccccagcaatgagtgcagagcagatctagggcataaccggtacaactcaccatacaaaaaaaaaagatattctggttctgatgacatctcagtaaaagcaaaacaaattccctttactaccaggcacaatagccttccttatgaaaagacagtaatttaccactaatgtatgtcctattgagaaaacacatcaaataagattgatacaaatgcctacatgctagtaaaatacctcactttggtcacacacccagaactgaccttcaccaagtagagaaaaaacacaaattataaatatggagacagaaactggaacggaaaaccaaaaaagccactctgcatacagtgcgaacctggagaaatggaaagagaaatatagcacctaacagactcaggatttgcaataatgcacacaaactaacctgcacaaagttacacctgtattacggaacatacgcaaacagtaataaccctatctaagaaatacaactattaaaccaggccataaacactaaaacatttcctattgggaaaacagaataagccaagctgctacagagccccacacagaaatcattgtaaagttataccaaaaatgttacaaaacagctgctaaacagaataatattcaattaaatactcataaaaattattaaaacgtccaaatatcaataaaatacttcaaaacagcagacatcgcataatacccaataattaaaatggcagtcaatcaagaaaaataaatttaaaaagccacctttacttaccctctccagcaactctcctactcctttcccttccaggccaatagcactaaccagaagcagcaagggctgctgaagctctgtccttgatcttcttccttagcacccacaaccagtcactcacaacacacacccccccaattcgaccccacgaccagtctcggtctctttcacaccagtcatcttcctgaccagtttctctctctcaatcacactcatgttctcttatatacaagctctcaatcacacacaaaagctcttacacccattcacaccagctctcacccaggcttccattcacacccctacacacaagctctcacccaagcacccattcacacccaatgacacaagctctaacccaggcattcattcacacccaatgacacaagctctcacccaggtacccattcacaccctcagacacaagctctcacccaggcacccattcacaccctcagacacaagctctcacccaggcatccattcacacccacagacacaagctctcacccaggcacccattcacaccctcagacacaagctctcacccaggcattcattcacacccacagacaagctctaacccaggcatccattcacaccctcagacacaagctctcacccaggcacccattcacaccctcagacacaagctctcacccaggcacccattcacacccaatgacacaagctctcacccaggcatccattcacacccaatgatacaagctctcacccaggcccccattcacacacaagctctcacccaggcacccattcacacacaaacacaccagctctcaccaaaaataacttcttccttaaCTGCAGGGATGGGCGCCAGTTCAGCCAtggctttaatccggcgggccttctttttttggcgccacggggatgggcgcctcagtcagaggtcgggtttcctcttcatcgctaggggtcgggttttctcttcaccgctacggggatgggctcccgtagcggccttgcaccgtcacggtcgggttttctcttcaccgctacggggatgggctcccgtagcggccttgcaccgtcgcggtcggatttcctcttcaccgctacggggatgggctcccgtagcggccttgcaccgtcacGGTCGgatttcctcttcaccgctacggggatgggctcccgtagcggccttgcaccgtcggggttctacactgctattcctcccaccccactcccggacagtgccatgcctgcctcaccggccaatcaa
Protein-coding regions in this window:
- the LOC115077747 gene encoding olfactory receptor-like protein OLF4, with the translated sequence MMIVEEISLAICPNVSSSLLQLAKVEPAVGVLLRVSGSGASLKAIHLQVFTIEKVDVVHMRCAERLQLMKHEYMEKRNHSRVTEFLILGFPEFPEQLPLFALFSLLYLMALLGNLLVICIVCADQHLHKPMFFFLANLSALDICSLSTTIPKLLAILLTNNSKISFSGCILQMYCYMMCVATEFLLLTAMAYDRYVAICNPLRYSIIMNKRVCALLASVTWVAGLLEAVPHTIVISQFSYCDSNVMNHFFCETTALLELSCTDTSVIENMTYVESVLSVFTPFLLTLTSYISSVCSTLQTTTGLSSLSGSSETTFCISILQLADRTPPSEISSSGWDQYLLLGL